A region from the Campylobacter blaseri genome encodes:
- the nusA gene encoding transcription termination factor NusA, whose product MEKISDIIESIANEKGLPVDEVKQRVMTAFINTAKKLFGEEYEYEASIDPTTKKVKLFQKILIVADNDENLETSNNLISIKKAKGIDSSAEIGDELSYDIDLENLGRTASFTLSKELNYHIQRLLEEKIFEKYNDKVGNLIFGTVIHIDSDETTYLEIEDLKAFMPRKSRIKGDEIKVGDIIRGVIRRVFVDEKQGIKIEVSRTSPKFLEALLEASVPEIKDGSVIINASARIPGRRAKVALTSISPSIDPIGSTVGTKGIRINSVSKELKNENIDVLEYSAQPEIMISRALAPAVVNAVKIDKKKAKVYINLDQKSKAIGKDGINIRLASMLTGYEIELIEPSQKETSTQETQTKDLKSLFGDID is encoded by the coding sequence ATGGAAAAAATTAGTGATATTATAGAATCAATTGCAAATGAAAAGGGATTACCTGTTGATGAGGTAAAACAAAGAGTTATGACAGCTTTTATAAATACAGCCAAAAAACTTTTCGGTGAAGAGTATGAATACGAAGCATCAATTGACCCTACTACTAAAAAGGTTAAATTGTTTCAAAAAATCTTAATAGTAGCAGATAATGATGAAAATTTAGAGACTTCTAACAACCTAATCTCTATAAAAAAAGCAAAAGGGATAGACTCTAGTGCAGAAATAGGAGATGAGTTAAGTTACGATATAGATTTAGAAAATTTAGGAAGAACTGCCTCATTTACCCTATCAAAAGAGCTTAACTACCATATACAAAGACTTTTAGAAGAAAAAATATTTGAAAAGTATAATGATAAAGTAGGTAATCTAATCTTTGGTACAGTTATACATATAGATTCAGATGAAACTACCTATTTAGAAATTGAAGACTTAAAAGCATTTATGCCTAGAAAAAGCAGGATAAAAGGTGATGAAATCAAAGTTGGCGATATTATAAGAGGAGTTATTAGAAGAGTTTTTGTAGATGAAAAACAAGGAATTAAAATAGAAGTTTCAAGAACCTCTCCTAAATTTCTAGAAGCCTTGCTTGAAGCTAGCGTTCCTGAGATTAAAGATGGTAGTGTCATAATAAATGCAAGTGCTAGAATTCCAGGAAGAAGAGCTAAAGTTGCACTTACTTCAATATCGCCAAGTATAGATCCAATTGGCTCAACGGTTGGAACAAAAGGTATTAGAATAAACTCAGTAAGCAAAGAGTTAAAAAATGAAAATATTGATGTTTTAGAGTATTCTGCACAACCTGAGATAATGATATCTCGCGCTCTTGCGCCTGCTGTTGTAAATGCTGTTAAAATAGATAAGAAAAAAGCAAAAGTCTATATAAATCTTGATCAAAAAAGTAAAGCAATAGGCAAAGATGGTATAAATATCCGCCTAGCCTCAATGCTTACAGGCTATGAGATAGAATTAATTGAACCTAGTCAAAAAGAAACTAGCACCCAAGAAACCCAAACCAAAGATCTAAAATCGCTTTTCGGTGATATAGATTAA
- a CDS encoding HP0268 family nuclease has protein sequence MELKIARIELDEAPKKITLDKIEEEIKKVGQKIYYFDKENSHKDLIALIEYFEEEGFSAYLRTVKYGLDENEYMYEVHIL, from the coding sequence ATGGAGTTAAAGATAGCAAGAATCGAGCTTGATGAAGCGCCAAAAAAGATAACTCTAGATAAAATTGAAGAGGAAATTAAGAAAGTTGGACAAAAAATTTATTACTTTGATAAAGAAAATTCACATAAAGACCTTATAGCTTTGATAGAGTACTTTGAAGAAGAGGGTTTTAGTGCATATCTTAGAACAGTAAAATATGGTTTAGATGAAAATGAATATATGTATGAGGTTCATATCCTTTGA
- the miaB gene encoding tRNA (N6-isopentenyl adenosine(37)-C2)-methylthiotransferase MiaB codes for MSKLLFIQTLGCAMNVRDSEHIIAELKSKEDYALTDDIKKADLILINTCSVREKPVNKLFSEIGSFEKVKKDGAKIGVLGCTASHLGDEIFKRAPYVDFVLGARNTSKISKAVNTPKFISTDINYDDSEYAFGDFRTSKYKAFVNIMIGCDKKCSYCIVPQTRGDEISIPANLILKEVEKSVNSGAKEIFLLGQNVNNYGRRFSNSHEKIDFSDLLVKISDVKGVERIRFTSPHPLHMDDKFLDVFVNNDKICKSMHMPLQSGSTRVLKAMRRGYTKEWFLDRALKLREMCPDVSISTDIIVAYPGESDEDFLDTMDVLEKVRFEQIFSFKFSPRPLTPAANLPMIDDEIASRRLSTLQNRHTQILDEITQKELGKVHRVYFEELRDGFQVAGRSFNNFMVSVKGSEELLGKTLDVKITNPKRMVLYGEIVS; via the coding sequence TTGAGTAAATTACTTTTCATACAGACTTTAGGCTGTGCGATGAATGTTCGAGATAGTGAGCATATCATCGCAGAGCTGAAATCAAAAGAGGACTATGCCTTAACAGATGATATAAAAAAAGCAGATTTAATACTTATAAACACTTGCTCAGTCAGGGAAAAACCTGTTAATAAGCTTTTTAGTGAAATTGGCTCTTTTGAAAAAGTTAAAAAAGATGGTGCTAAAATCGGTGTTTTAGGTTGCACTGCAAGCCATTTAGGAGATGAAATTTTTAAGCGTGCTCCATATGTTGACTTTGTTTTGGGTGCAAGAAATACATCTAAAATTTCAAAGGCTGTAAACACACCTAAGTTCATAAGCACAGACATAAACTATGATGACAGCGAGTATGCTTTTGGAGATTTTAGAACCTCTAAATACAAAGCTTTTGTAAACATCATGATAGGTTGTGATAAAAAGTGCTCATATTGTATCGTGCCTCAAACTAGGGGTGATGAAATTTCAATTCCTGCAAATTTAATTTTAAAAGAGGTTGAAAAATCCGTTAATAGTGGTGCAAAAGAGATATTTTTACTTGGTCAAAACGTAAATAATTATGGTAGAAGATTTTCAAATTCTCATGAAAAAATTGATTTTAGTGATTTGTTAGTTAAAATTTCAGATGTAAAAGGGGTTGAGAGAATTCGTTTTACAAGCCCACATCCACTTCATATGGATGACAAATTTTTAGATGTTTTTGTAAATAATGACAAAATTTGCAAATCCATGCACATGCCTTTACAAAGTGGTTCAACTAGAGTTTTAAAAGCAATGAGAAGAGGTTACACTAAAGAGTGGTTTTTAGATAGAGCTTTAAAGCTTAGAGAAATGTGTCCAGATGTTAGCATTAGTACTGATATAATAGTAGCATATCCAGGCGAGAGTGATGAGGACTTTTTAGATACAATGGATGTGCTTGAAAAAGTTAGATTTGAGCAAATTTTTTCTTTTAAATTTAGCCCAAGACCACTAACTCCAGCTGCAAATTTACCTATGATTGATGATGAGATAGCTAGTAGAAGACTATCTACTTTGCAAAACAGGCATACGCAAATTTTAGATGAAATAACACAAAAAGAGCTTGGAAAAGTGCATAGGGTATATTTTGAGGAACTAAGAGATGGTTTTCAAGTAGCAGGAAGAAGCTTTAATAACTTTATGGTTAGTGTAAAAGGAAGCGAAGAGCTTCTTGGAAAAACATTGGATGTTAAAATAACAAATCCAAAACGAATGGTGCTTTATGGGGAAATTGTCTCTTAA